One Silene latifolia isolate original U9 population chromosome 4, ASM4854445v1, whole genome shotgun sequence DNA segment encodes these proteins:
- the LOC141652412 gene encoding NAC domain-containing protein 71-like isoform X2, protein MEWFFFCPRDRKYPNGSRTNRATKAGYWKATGKDRKIVCESVTGFRKTLVFYQGRAPLGNRTNWLMHEYRLSDDSQNAHGAFALCRVVKKNGLSENVKAKRVGSSSSNKNFKPPSEVSNEPLSNSSDCQYNSSNYSSPISSPYITPRAEVETIGSMATNSSSLWVSPQLILDSSKEYSQGQELSTDYYPQCEFDHNSLPQWYPSQGVSPSTSYSNFAEIEQVDNLNLLGFMSPISADIDYMGYYENAGVLYDSYDGNNTLSYQNPN, encoded by the exons ATGGAGTGGTTCTTTTTCTGTCCAAGAGACAGGAAGTATCCAAATGGCTCTCGAACAAATAGAGCCACTAAAGCGGGCTATTGGAAAGCCACTGGAAAAGACCGGAAGATTGTCTGTGAGTCAGTGACTGGCTTTCGAAAAACCCTTGTTTTCTATCAGGGGCGCGCTCCCTTGGGAAACCGAACCAACTGGTTGATGCATGAGTATCGCCTTTCCGATGATTCCCAAAATGCTCAT GGAGCTTTTGCTTTGTGCCGCGTTGTAAAGAAGAACGGTTTAAGTGAAAATGTGAAAGCTAAAAGGGTTGGAAGCAGTTCAAGCAATAAAAACTTCAAGCCACCAAGTGAAGTTTCAAATGAGCCCCTGAGCAATTCCAGTGATTGTCAGTACAATAGCAGCAACTATTCCAGTCCCATTTCTTCTCCTTATATCACGCCGAGGGCAGAAGTTGAAACAATTGGGTCAATGGCCACAAACTCTTCCAGCTTGTGGGTTTCGCCTCAACTAATTCTCGATTCCTCAAAG GAGTACTCGCAAGGTCAAGAATTGTCAACCGATTACTATCCGCAATGTGAGTTTGATCATAATTCACTGCCTCAATGGTATCCCAGTCAAGGTGTTTCTCCAAGTACATCTTACTCAAATTTCGCGGAGATTGAACAGGTTGACAACCTCAATCTATTGGGATTCATGTCACCCATCTCAGCGGACATTGATTACATGGGATATTATGAAAATGCAGGTGTTTTATATGATAGTTATGATGGAAACAACACCTTAAGCTATCAGAATCCTAATTAA
- the LOC141652412 gene encoding NAC domain-containing protein 71-like isoform X1, with amino-acid sequence MGSATLPPGFRFHPTDEELIGYYLKRKVEKLEIELEIIPVIEFYKYDPWELPDKSFLPKRDMEWFFFCPRDRKYPNGSRTNRATKAGYWKATGKDRKIVCESVTGFRKTLVFYQGRAPLGNRTNWLMHEYRLSDDSQNAHGAFALCRVVKKNGLSENVKAKRVGSSSSNKNFKPPSEVSNEPLSNSSDCQYNSSNYSSPISSPYITPRAEVETIGSMATNSSSLWVSPQLILDSSKEYSQGQELSTDYYPQCEFDHNSLPQWYPSQGVSPSTSYSNFAEIEQVDNLNLLGFMSPISADIDYMGYYENAGVLYDSYDGNNTLSYQNPN; translated from the exons ATGGGAAGTGCAACATTGCCACCGGGGTTTCGATTCCATCCAACCGATGAGGAGCTTATTGGCTACTACTTGAAAAGAAAGGTTGAGAAGCTTGAAATTGAGCTTGAAATTATTCCTGTGATTGAATTTTATAAGTATGATCCATGGGAGTTGCCAG ACAAGTCATTTCTTCCGAAGCGTGACATGGAGTGGTTCTTTTTCTGTCCAAGAGACAGGAAGTATCCAAATGGCTCTCGAACAAATAGAGCCACTAAAGCGGGCTATTGGAAAGCCACTGGAAAAGACCGGAAGATTGTCTGTGAGTCAGTGACTGGCTTTCGAAAAACCCTTGTTTTCTATCAGGGGCGCGCTCCCTTGGGAAACCGAACCAACTGGTTGATGCATGAGTATCGCCTTTCCGATGATTCCCAAAATGCTCAT GGAGCTTTTGCTTTGTGCCGCGTTGTAAAGAAGAACGGTTTAAGTGAAAATGTGAAAGCTAAAAGGGTTGGAAGCAGTTCAAGCAATAAAAACTTCAAGCCACCAAGTGAAGTTTCAAATGAGCCCCTGAGCAATTCCAGTGATTGTCAGTACAATAGCAGCAACTATTCCAGTCCCATTTCTTCTCCTTATATCACGCCGAGGGCAGAAGTTGAAACAATTGGGTCAATGGCCACAAACTCTTCCAGCTTGTGGGTTTCGCCTCAACTAATTCTCGATTCCTCAAAG GAGTACTCGCAAGGTCAAGAATTGTCAACCGATTACTATCCGCAATGTGAGTTTGATCATAATTCACTGCCTCAATGGTATCCCAGTCAAGGTGTTTCTCCAAGTACATCTTACTCAAATTTCGCGGAGATTGAACAGGTTGACAACCTCAATCTATTGGGATTCATGTCACCCATCTCAGCGGACATTGATTACATGGGATATTATGAAAATGCAGGTGTTTTATATGATAGTTATGATGGAAACAACACCTTAAGCTATCAGAATCCTAATTAA